From Onychostoma macrolepis isolate SWU-2019 chromosome 05, ASM1243209v1, whole genome shotgun sequence:
gtgtatatgtgtatataattgTTTCAGAATAAAGTAGGTTAATCTAAATTAAggaattattaataaaataaaaaatatgcttttatattatattaaatattttcaaaatattttaaaataaattaaggttGCAATATTAACAGAACgtgaaaaaaacacttttaaacaaAGTCAACTTTTTACATCAGGGTTATTACAGTTAACTACATCGCCgggtgtgttcacggtgtgtgtgtgttcactgctgtgtgtgtgcactttggatgggttaaatgcaaagCACAagttctgagtatgggtcaccatacttggccatatgtcacatcactttcactttcacttacaGTGTTACTgttctaaaactaaaaccataaaaaacattacttaaatgttaactgaagtaaaataaaattaaaaaaaaatcttaaacttaCCGCATTTCAGCAAGAATAAGCtagaaaattaaaacataaaaatcattaagaaaaaaaaggaaaaaagactAATATATACAAGACTAATataaacaaatctaaatattaaaaaatataatagtacCTTAATAATACTAGATTAATGATATATTATCATAATTATACAATACTAGTTATCAATAAAATACTAATTatcaataaaatagaattattaataaacactgatagatagatagatagatagataagtgATGTGGTGTTATTTTCcatgcaaaatgtttattttcctgaaaaaatgaaattttatatattttaaatgctctCTAACATGTTAGCTAGAATGGTTCTGGTGTGTTTGTACACATTTCTCAGCTGGTTTGCaacatttaacaatttaataaccACTGCTCATGAAGCTAGCAGGATTCCAGAGAACCAAGTAAACAAACAGGTGAAAAGACGTCCAAAATTTGATGACCAACCATCCAACACTTCAAGACATGGGGACAGACGTGGTTGATCTGCCCCCTCTTGCTCTGTTATGTTCATCTCTGTCCCATAACACACACCTGATACCCTGTGACCCcaataccacacacacacacacacacacacacacacacacacacacacacacacacacacacacacacacacacacacacacaaacacaaacacatatggTTTCTTaccatttctgcatttgactctATTATTAGTCTAGTTTTGCGGGACTGTCCTAGTTTCATTTTACGGTTTTATATATTTGCCAAATTTTAGAGCGATATGGAAAATCAGAAAATCACACAAACTTAAACTTTGCTAACCTGGAATCCGTCCATGGGAAAGTGTCTCATCTCCCTGATCTCATTACTCGCGGGTTCTTCTTGCCCAAACACCCTCCTGCCCAAAATACTCTTCATTTCATCGTTTCCTGACAGCCTGCACAGTTCTCATTGAATCCTGGTGGATTTATTCATctcttttaactgtttttaaccCGTTTTTCtccacactctaatatttgtgTGTTATCGGAGTGTTCGCCTGCCATCATGGCGACGGGCGGCTTGCAGACGGATGTGAAGAGCTCTCTGAATGGGAGCATGGATTTATATCACAGCTGGTTTGGTTCTACAACTCCACGACCTCCTCTAAAAAACTACCTGCTCCTGACCATCCTCACTTGCTTCTGTCCAGCCTACCCTGTCAACATTTTAGCCCTGGTCTTCTCTGTAATGGTGAGTCAACAATCATATGTGGCTGGACTGTGTTTACCGCTTAAGATTTTATCTgcatttacaggtgcatctcaataaattagaatgtcgtggaaaagttcatttatttcagtaattcaactcaaattgtgaaactcgtgtattaaattcaatgcacacagactgaagtagtttaagtctttggttcttttaattgtgatgattttggctcacatttaacaaaaacccagcaattcactatctcaacaaattagaatatggtgacatgccaatcagctaatcaactcaaaacacctgcaaaggtttcctgagccttcaaaatggtctctcagtttggttcactaggctacacaatcatggggaagactgctgatctgacagttgtccagaagacaatcattgacacccttcacaaggagggtaagccacaaacattcattgccaaagaagctggctgttcacagagtgctgtatccaagcatgttaacagaaagttgagtggaaggaaaaagtgtggaagaaaaagatgaaaaaaacaaccgagagaaccacagccttatgaggattgtcaagcaaaatcgattcaagaatttgggtgaacttcacaaggaatggactgaggctggggtcaaggcatcaagagccaccacacacagacgtgtcaaggaatttggctacagttgtcgtattcctcttgttaagccactcctgaaccacagacaacgtcagaggcgtcttacctgagctaaggagaagaagaactggactgttgcccagtggtccaaagtcctcttttcagatgagagcaagttttgcatttcatttggaaaccaaggtcctagagtctggaggaagggtggagaagctcatagcacaagttgcttgaagtccagtgttaagtttccacagtctgtgatgttttttgaaaaccaaagtcactgcactgtttgccaagaaattttggagcacttcatgcttccttctgctgaccagctttttgaagatgctgatttcattctccagcaggatttggcacctgcccacactgccaaaagcaccaaaggttggttaaatgaccatggtgatggtgttggtgtgcttgactggccagcaaactcaccagacctgaaccccagagagaacctgggcttccataccacctcagcagtgccacaaactgatcacctccgtgccacgccgaattgaggcagtaattaaagcaaaaggagctcctaccaagtattgagtacatatacagtaaatgaacatactttccagaaggccaacaattcactaaaaatgtttttttatttttttattggtcttatgaagtattctaatttgttgaattggtgggtttttgttaaatgtgagccaaaatcatcacaattaaaagaaccaaagacttaaactgcttcagtctgtgtgcattgaatttatttaatacacgagtttcacaatttactgaaataaatgaacttttccacgacattctaatttattgaggtGCACCTGTATATTAATGTCTGCATGAAATCAAGGTTTGCAATACATCTCTAGGACATTTCCtgttagatgtcaaatagacatttagaaaatgtctttaagatgtttatgatttagaatgtatgcaAAACTGACATCTTAATGATGTCTCTCAGATTTCGAACACaaagcagatgctttccagatgaAGCGATCTTTAACAGATATCTTGCAGACATATGTGTGCTATCTGGGCAGCAACTGTATGCAAGACTAAAGATAATTGTTGGTTTGATTTCTGATGTTAGTTTGACTGgatgaacaca
This genomic window contains:
- the LOC131540176 gene encoding transmembrane protein 233, with the translated sequence MATGGLQTDVKSSLNGSMDLYHSWFGSTTPRPPLKNYLLLTILTCFCPAYPVNILALVFSVMSRNSYDQGDYEGSRRLGKMALYVSIASIIIGILIITIFCAVHFSSKDM